The following are encoded in a window of Methanocalculus alkaliphilus genomic DNA:
- a CDS encoding PASTA domain-containing protein, whose amino-acid sequence MIEPDALKKALEGVEKDKAKVTEELQTERKKIESLTKEQEILNTSLAELTRKNAEMQKQLASLQMEKATLNGENEELKKAVGRLEREEAGLQTRLAALEKEARDTKTDEEITDLRRNLAALHQEKVALGQENEELKGSVGRLEREEALLRGRIAGLEKEIRMPETGAESPDIHTRLASIKFEKIALSVENEQLRTAVARLEKEEYETRNRIQILERELQRPKLLPEELTGMLKNALVKMEEGLQTTGGRVGYIVGRFDADIKASLSVDKDNNFAMKLPYPGEMVTPESLSSIKLSFSAVPRMDTNLVGVPQCTGMSKETAIMEIQRAGLNVETKERPSPSPAGTVFNQEPEAYAEVPLKSTVMLTLSIPETVIIPKLTGMRKDDALRMIIDNHLIAGEIRQELSAEPPDLVLGQNPPEGAEVEGMSRVDLVISREGVTVPKLIDQTEEEAKESLRKASLKAGEIRYTRSQNPDRIVVEQSPGADEIVEPGSLVILTIAQPVSIAELRSMIQSDEEAQKNEKLFQRTLTAMDRLEIQNPDEIRRLAVVSDEDLKRTLGLQTDEEAEKVRKVIERVFTDLGGT is encoded by the coding sequence GTGATCGAACCGGATGCACTCAAAAAGGCGCTGGAGGGTGTAGAGAAGGATAAAGCCAAGGTCACCGAAGAGCTTCAGACCGAGAGGAAGAAGATTGAGTCCCTCACAAAAGAACAGGAGATACTCAATACCAGTCTTGCCGAACTTACACGTAAGAATGCGGAGATGCAGAAGCAACTTGCTTCTCTTCAGATGGAGAAGGCAACCCTCAATGGGGAGAATGAAGAACTGAAAAAAGCTGTCGGACGGCTTGAGAGAGAGGAGGCGGGGTTACAGACCAGACTTGCTGCTCTTGAGAAGGAGGCCAGGGATACGAAGACGGATGAAGAGATCACTGATCTCCGAAGGAACCTCGCCGCCCTTCACCAGGAGAAAGTGGCTCTCGGACAGGAGAATGAAGAGCTGAAGGGATCAGTCGGACGTCTGGAGAGAGAGGAAGCTCTCCTCCGTGGCAGAATCGCAGGTCTCGAGAAAGAGATCAGGATGCCGGAGACTGGCGCAGAGAGTCCGGATATCCATACCCGGCTCGCATCGATCAAATTCGAGAAGATCGCCCTCTCTGTTGAGAATGAACAGCTCCGGACTGCTGTTGCCCGGCTTGAGAAAGAGGAGTATGAAACCCGGAACAGAATTCAGATCCTGGAGAGGGAGCTGCAGCGGCCGAAGCTGTTGCCTGAAGAACTGACCGGGATGCTGAAGAACGCCCTGGTGAAGATGGAGGAGGGGTTGCAGACAACCGGGGGGAGAGTAGGCTACATCGTCGGCAGGTTTGATGCGGATATTAAAGCCAGTCTCTCTGTTGATAAGGATAACAACTTTGCAATGAAGCTCCCCTATCCCGGAGAGATGGTGACCCCGGAGTCCCTCAGTTCGATTAAGCTCTCCTTCTCAGCAGTACCCCGGATGGACACAAATCTTGTCGGGGTTCCGCAATGTACTGGCATGTCCAAAGAGACTGCAATTATGGAGATTCAAAGGGCCGGCCTCAATGTTGAGACGAAAGAGCGACCGAGCCCGTCACCTGCCGGAACGGTGTTCAATCAGGAGCCCGAGGCATATGCAGAGGTACCATTAAAGAGTACTGTTATGCTGACGCTATCCATTCCGGAGACGGTGATCATTCCAAAGCTTACCGGGATGCGAAAGGATGATGCACTCCGGATGATCATTGACAATCATCTCATCGCAGGAGAGATCAGGCAGGAGCTCTCGGCAGAACCACCAGATCTCGTTCTTGGCCAGAACCCTCCCGAAGGAGCAGAGGTTGAGGGGATGAGCCGGGTGGATCTCGTCATATCCAGGGAGGGTGTCACCGTTCCAAAACTGATCGATCAAACAGAAGAGGAGGCAAAAGAGTCTCTCAGGAAGGCGAGTCTGAAAGCCGGAGAGATCAGGTATACGCGATCCCAAAACCCTGATCGGATTGTTGTTGAGCAGTCACCCGGCGCAGATGAAATTGTCGAGCCGGGATCCCTGGTGATCCTGACGATAGCACAGCCTGTCAGCATCGCGGAGCTGAGATCGATGATCCAGTCTGATGAAGAGGCGCAGAAGAACGAGAAGCTCTTCCAGCGGACGCTGACAGCAATGGATCGTCTCGAGATACAGAATCCCGATGAGATCAGAAGGCTGGCCGTGGTTTCTGATGAGGATCTGAAACGAACACTTGGACTGCAGACAGATGAGGAAGCAGAAAAGGTCAGGAAGGTCATTGAACGTGTCTTCACAGATCTGGGGGGCACCTGA
- a CDS encoding ATP-binding protein, with product MKITSLFIDGFGKFSQWSPPDQFGDGVTAVLGPNEAGKTTMLAFIRRMLYGFPDGRKKDLNHYQPANGGKIGGRLAFETDAGEAYLLHRDGVRSSPKITRPDGSPVNSPLLPSLLGPADQVFYENICAISLDELQEFGTIDRKEIRDRLAAAGAGNLPVRRVADELGASADAIYAVKGKKKEINIRITELKDLEQKIRTIKESQGEYDRINEAISEKRGELARKRGDKKRREEEITYATALSKAWDLYLEREEAIRALEMIPETGPFPEDDLLELDRLVEEVRRLDDDSKDRIEQCTRIDTELTAVHPREEILSQADAIRSIERTIERYRSRKDDLARYQLNRKQKEERSASQLENLGGEWSRERITGFDTSIPVINEIKALHEDLERTDDACRTASINHAAAKTAYAEKREELFRIQERRRDLGEVPEPAIARQQFGEARDLLGIIQQIESLEDDLNTIRKEEARTNEIIASLKIPQPPQPPAWPGYLVFLAAILTLIGGFLAEALLPAAALAVILIIAGAGILIFRGTASVAGSSVPDTGSYQDEAETLASERKKIEMKHAAAIEKGQRLAVTFGLASIPSRREAEDLRDHHEDIVTLADRGADLAKDMARAEVLCRTASTELNVQEDALSLARSGRKDAVDAWKSWCRVRGLPTTTHPELITHLIGGIKEAKDLIAAIDLDRKREESLYEEIQSFEEDIRAAAAACGEAVAGTPEGIGERLVTLLNEAEETMRRRKSLIEKRNGEEKAMENTRSRLEKTTGMLATLLQSRGAATPDEYREFERLSRERQELKRRIHDAEAAIRRISGEERFDDVIMALGEYDPIVMTARLSEMEDEQSGIHTAIEEINQEIGTLQERSSMIEGDDQLTVLISDAAALREEINRISREWAVYTTASSLLTMAVETFEREKQPAILQEAQSFFTGITGGRYTRIIKPLDAANGADLFVEERRGGRKRVDELSRGTAEQLYLALRFGYIRDYVHTSAPVPIIFDDILVNFDPGRRKNACKAIAELAETCQVLYFTCHPETVADLTSAAPGTVVMDLSGI from the coding sequence ATGAAGATCACCTCGCTCTTCATCGACGGATTTGGAAAGTTCAGCCAATGGAGTCCTCCCGATCAGTTTGGCGATGGAGTAACCGCAGTCCTCGGCCCGAACGAAGCAGGAAAGACGACCATGCTCGCCTTCATCAGACGCATGCTCTATGGCTTCCCGGATGGAAGGAAGAAGGATCTCAACCATTACCAGCCGGCTAACGGTGGAAAGATCGGGGGCAGGCTTGCGTTTGAGACAGATGCCGGAGAAGCATATCTGCTTCACAGGGATGGTGTACGAAGCAGCCCGAAGATCACCAGGCCGGATGGATCACCGGTGAACAGCCCGCTCCTCCCCTCTCTTCTTGGCCCGGCAGACCAGGTCTTTTATGAAAATATCTGTGCAATCAGCCTTGATGAGCTCCAGGAGTTTGGGACGATTGATCGGAAGGAGATACGGGACAGACTGGCTGCAGCCGGTGCAGGAAACCTTCCGGTACGAAGGGTTGCCGATGAGTTGGGTGCATCGGCAGATGCGATCTATGCGGTAAAAGGGAAGAAGAAGGAGATAAATATCCGAATCACTGAACTCAAGGACCTTGAGCAGAAGATCCGGACAATAAAAGAGAGCCAGGGAGAGTATGATCGGATCAACGAAGCAATCTCAGAGAAGAGAGGAGAGCTTGCCCGGAAGAGAGGAGACAAGAAGAGGCGTGAAGAGGAGATCACCTATGCCACAGCCCTCTCAAAAGCCTGGGATCTCTATCTCGAACGGGAGGAGGCAATCCGGGCACTTGAGATGATTCCAGAGACGGGACCCTTCCCTGAAGACGACCTCCTTGAGCTTGACCGGTTGGTTGAGGAGGTCCGGCGGCTCGACGACGATTCAAAAGACCGGATTGAGCAGTGTACAAGGATAGATACGGAGCTGACGGCGGTACACCCCCGGGAAGAGATCCTCAGTCAGGCAGATGCAATCCGATCCATTGAACGGACGATTGAGCGGTACCGATCCCGGAAGGATGATTTGGCGAGATACCAGCTGAATCGTAAGCAGAAGGAGGAGAGATCTGCATCACAGCTGGAAAACCTCGGGGGAGAATGGAGCCGTGAGCGGATAACCGGCTTTGATACATCGATCCCGGTCATAAATGAGATAAAGGCCCTCCACGAGGATCTTGAGAGGACAGATGATGCCTGCAGAACTGCATCGATCAATCATGCAGCAGCCAAAACGGCATACGCGGAGAAGAGGGAAGAACTCTTCCGGATACAGGAGCGCCGAAGAGACCTCGGAGAGGTACCGGAGCCGGCTATCGCACGGCAACAGTTCGGAGAGGCTCGGGACCTTCTTGGGATCATCCAGCAGATCGAGAGCCTTGAAGATGATCTCAACACCATACGGAAAGAAGAGGCACGAACAAACGAGATCATTGCATCCCTGAAGATACCGCAACCGCCACAACCCCCGGCATGGCCAGGCTACCTCGTCTTCCTGGCCGCCATCCTTACCCTCATCGGAGGATTCCTGGCAGAGGCACTCCTCCCGGCAGCCGCTCTTGCTGTCATTCTGATCATTGCCGGTGCAGGCATCCTCATCTTCAGGGGAACTGCCAGCGTTGCCGGCTCTTCAGTCCCGGATACCGGATCATACCAGGATGAGGCAGAGACGCTTGCATCAGAGCGAAAGAAGATTGAGATGAAACACGCTGCCGCCATAGAGAAGGGGCAGAGGCTCGCCGTGACATTCGGTCTTGCATCCATTCCATCAAGGAGAGAGGCTGAGGATCTCAGAGATCATCATGAGGATATCGTCACGCTTGCCGACCGGGGTGCCGACCTCGCGAAGGATATGGCACGTGCGGAGGTGCTCTGCCGAACCGCATCCACTGAACTGAACGTACAGGAGGATGCTCTTTCCCTTGCCAGATCCGGACGGAAGGATGCGGTTGATGCATGGAAGAGCTGGTGCCGGGTTCGCGGTCTCCCAACGACGACCCATCCCGAACTCATCACCCACCTCATCGGCGGGATCAAGGAGGCAAAAGACCTCATTGCAGCGATTGATCTGGACAGAAAGAGAGAAGAGTCCCTTTATGAAGAGATTCAATCCTTTGAGGAAGATATCCGTGCCGCTGCTGCTGCCTGCGGGGAGGCTGTGGCCGGGACCCCGGAGGGTATCGGAGAGAGGCTTGTGACCCTCCTCAACGAGGCAGAAGAAACGATGAGACGAAGGAAAAGTCTTATTGAGAAAAGGAATGGCGAAGAAAAAGCAATGGAGAATACCCGCTCCCGTCTGGAGAAGACCACCGGGATGCTCGCCACCCTCCTCCAGAGCAGGGGGGCGGCAACACCTGATGAATATCGGGAGTTTGAACGTCTCTCACGGGAGAGGCAGGAGCTGAAGAGACGCATCCATGATGCCGAGGCTGCAATCAGGAGGATCAGCGGAGAGGAGCGGTTCGATGACGTCATCATGGCATTGGGAGAGTATGATCCCATCGTGATGACCGCCCGCCTCAGTGAGATGGAGGATGAGCAGTCAGGGATACACACGGCAATCGAGGAGATCAACCAGGAGATCGGCACTCTTCAGGAACGCTCTTCCATGATCGAGGGAGATGACCAGCTCACCGTCCTCATCTCGGATGCGGCCGCGCTTCGGGAGGAGATCAACCGGATATCAAGGGAGTGGGCGGTCTATACCACCGCATCAAGCCTGCTTACCATGGCTGTCGAGACGTTTGAGCGTGAGAAACAACCGGCGATCCTGCAGGAGGCGCAGTCGTTCTTCACAGGCATCACCGGAGGAAGGTACACCAGGATCATCAAACCCCTCGACGCTGCGAATGGAGCGGATCTCTTCGTCGAGGAGAGAAGAGGAGGCCGAAAGAGGGTTGATGAACTCTCGCGGGGAACAGCCGAACAGCTCTATCTTGCACTCAGGTTTGGCTATATCCGTGACTATGTGCATACATCCGCCCCCGTTCCGATCATCTTTGATGATATTCTCGTCAACTTCGATCCCGGACGGCGAAAGAATGCATGCAAGGCAATCGCAGAGCTCGCAGAGACCTGCCAGGTCCTCTACTTCACCTGCCATCCCGAGACGGTTGCTGATCTTACCAGTGCGGCACCCGGGACGGTGGTGATGGATCTGTCAGGGATCTGA
- a CDS encoding metallophosphoesterase family protein: protein MQPPSRPLRFVHTADLHLGSRVITLPGMHPDVSSSLTDATYTAWQSIIDLCIREEVDFLLVAGDVYDSADRNIRAQLQFRDGLRQLEKSGIAAYIVHGNHDPANAWSRSIQLPKNAHCFSSDEPEVIIHSDQDGTPIAAIAGMSFATAHIRENLAERFPPRDREWPFSIGLLHCSIGGAAGHEPYAPCSIDDLRECGYEYWALGHIHQPATISAGDPYIIYAGNPQGRDMGETGDRGCRLVTVNIDGSVGIESVRTGSYRWDLIEIDISGASDLGILEEKIRERLAAVSEEAYGPIITRLILTGVTPLNHELAGGGITALAERLTEDTPVGKHPVYPERIISRTTPQINREEIIAREDILGEICKKSAGLLSGEKQRIAEAIAPLYISYARSYLNQPDDDEITAIIEEAEALLLSRLAAGGIE, encoded by the coding sequence ATGCAGCCCCCGTCCCGTCCCCTCCGTTTTGTGCATACCGCTGATCTCCACCTCGGAAGCAGGGTGATCACCCTCCCCGGCATGCATCCGGATGTCTCATCCAGTCTCACCGATGCCACCTACACGGCATGGCAGTCGATCATTGATCTCTGTATCAGGGAGGAGGTCGACTTCCTGCTCGTTGCCGGTGATGTCTATGATAGTGCGGATAGAAACATCCGGGCACAGCTGCAGTTCAGAGACGGGCTCAGGCAGCTTGAGAAGAGCGGGATTGCCGCGTATATCGTCCATGGAAACCACGATCCCGCAAATGCCTGGTCACGATCGATTCAGCTCCCAAAGAATGCCCATTGCTTCTCATCAGACGAGCCGGAGGTGATCATCCACAGCGATCAGGATGGAACCCCGATTGCGGCAATTGCCGGAATGAGCTTTGCAACGGCTCATATCCGAGAAAACCTTGCGGAGCGGTTTCCACCCCGCGATAGGGAATGGCCCTTTAGCATCGGTCTTCTCCATTGCAGTATCGGAGGGGCAGCCGGCCATGAGCCATATGCCCCCTGCAGCATCGATGATCTGAGGGAATGCGGCTATGAGTACTGGGCACTCGGCCATATCCACCAGCCTGCCACAATATCAGCCGGGGATCCGTACATCATCTATGCCGGCAACCCCCAGGGGAGGGACATGGGCGAGACCGGTGATCGGGGATGTCGTCTTGTCACGGTCAATATCGATGGATCGGTCGGGATCGAGTCTGTCCGGACAGGAAGCTACCGCTGGGATCTGATCGAGATTGATATCTCCGGGGCTTCTGATCTCGGCATCCTCGAAGAGAAGATTAGAGAGAGGCTTGCTGCGGTATCCGAGGAGGCATATGGTCCGATCATCACCCGCCTCATCCTGACCGGAGTAACACCCCTCAACCATGAACTTGCAGGGGGCGGGATCACCGCACTTGCTGAGCGGCTGACCGAGGATACACCCGTCGGGAAGCACCCTGTCTACCCGGAGCGGATCATCTCCCGGACAACCCCACAGATTAATCGGGAAGAGATCATCGCCCGTGAGGATATCCTCGGAGAGATCTGCAAAAAGAGTGCAGGATTACTCTCTGGGGAGAAACAAAGGATTGCCGAGGCGATTGCCCCTCTCTACATATCCTATGCCCGCTCGTATCTCAATCAGCCTGATGATGACGAGATCACCGCGATCATTGAGGAGGCGGAGGCCCTCCTCCTCTCCAGGCTCGCTGCGGGAGGGATCGAATGA
- a CDS encoding PQQ-dependent sugar dehydrogenase, whose amino-acid sequence MKIPVYLIAVIILLILMVIPAHADLQNEDIRIENFAFQPQSITIEAGTTVIWTNSDPVDHTVTSTEGIFDSGLFGKGEEFEYTFNEPGTYPYFCIPHPQMTGEVIVLEMQDVIEPAVLVADQEIINQMVRIDQVISAGPGWIVIHAEENGTPGPVIGYAPVEDGVSEDLMVTIDLRDATETLFAMLHIDAGVIGVYEFPGEDVPVFVDGEMVVEPFAIIAPQVTMERVGLELIPGNFVAPVTLTSPDDGTNRLFVVDQVGLIWIIDAENNLLNEPFLDISANLVDLRSGFDERGLLGLAFHRNFADNNRFFIYYSAPLSEDAPQGWDHTSRISEFAVSQADPNRADHDSERVILEIHQPQFNHNGGSIMFGPDGYLYIPLGDGGGSNDVGVGHPPQGHGQDITTLLGSILRIDIDGEEPYEIPDDNPFVEQEGRDEIFAYGIRNAWRTSFDAGGERQLFAADAGQALWESVNIIEPGGNYGWNLKEGSHAFDPENPGVSPEEVPVTGLRGEPLIDPIIEYPNANQPGGLGAVVVGGYIYRGSSMPELYGRYIFAEWNRVDASGDGILFVATPPQDGHATGMWEFSELEIVPDGTVGAYILALGQDANHELYVLTSENRGPEGETGRVYRITPPLAVPEPTPATPGPVEIPGFGAFLAVAGLCAAASLALRRR is encoded by the coding sequence ATGAAAATCCCAGTCTATCTGATCGCAGTAATAATTCTGCTCATTCTCATGGTCATTCCTGCCCATGCAGACCTGCAGAATGAAGATATCAGGATCGAAAACTTTGCCTTCCAGCCACAGTCCATCACCATCGAAGCAGGGACAACTGTCATCTGGACGAATAGTGACCCCGTGGATCATACCGTCACGAGCACCGAGGGAATCTTTGACTCCGGGCTCTTCGGCAAGGGTGAAGAGTTTGAATATACCTTTAACGAGCCGGGAACCTACCCGTACTTCTGCATCCCCCATCCTCAAATGACGGGGGAGGTCATCGTCCTTGAGATGCAGGATGTCATTGAACCGGCTGTTCTTGTGGCAGATCAGGAGATCATAAATCAGATGGTAAGAATCGATCAGGTGATCAGTGCAGGACCGGGCTGGATCGTCATTCATGCTGAGGAGAACGGCACCCCCGGACCGGTCATCGGCTACGCCCCGGTAGAGGATGGGGTGAGTGAAGATCTGATGGTCACCATCGATCTGAGAGATGCAACAGAGACCCTCTTTGCCATGCTGCATATCGATGCAGGTGTTATCGGCGTCTATGAGTTTCCGGGCGAGGATGTGCCGGTCTTTGTGGACGGAGAGATGGTCGTTGAGCCCTTTGCCATTATTGCACCTCAGGTGACGATGGAGCGGGTGGGACTGGAACTCATCCCCGGGAATTTTGTCGCACCCGTCACACTAACCTCTCCTGACGACGGAACCAACCGGCTTTTTGTTGTCGATCAGGTTGGTCTGATATGGATTATTGATGCAGAGAACAATCTCCTTAATGAACCGTTCCTCGACATCTCCGCCAATCTCGTCGATCTGAGATCAGGATTCGATGAACGGGGGTTGCTCGGCCTTGCGTTCCACCGTAATTTCGCTGATAATAACAGATTCTTCATCTACTACAGCGCTCCTCTCTCCGAGGATGCGCCTCAGGGCTGGGACCACACAAGCCGGATATCCGAGTTTGCGGTCTCACAGGCTGATCCAAACCGGGCAGATCACGACTCTGAGAGGGTGATCCTTGAGATCCATCAGCCACAGTTCAACCATAATGGAGGGTCGATCATGTTTGGACCCGACGGATACCTCTATATCCCTCTCGGAGACGGCGGCGGAAGCAATGACGTTGGGGTAGGCCACCCACCACAAGGACATGGGCAGGACATCACCACACTGCTCGGCAGCATCCTTCGGATCGACATCGACGGTGAAGAGCCCTATGAGATACCAGACGACAATCCGTTTGTCGAACAGGAAGGACGGGATGAGATCTTCGCCTATGGGATACGGAATGCATGGCGCACAAGCTTTGATGCCGGTGGGGAGCGGCAGCTGTTTGCAGCCGATGCCGGGCAGGCTCTCTGGGAATCGGTCAACATTATCGAGCCTGGTGGAAACTATGGCTGGAATCTGAAAGAGGGGAGCCATGCCTTCGATCCGGAAAACCCGGGAGTATCCCCTGAAGAGGTTCCGGTGACCGGTCTCCGCGGTGAGCCACTGATTGACCCGATCATCGAGTATCCAAATGCCAATCAGCCTGGGGGTCTTGGTGCAGTTGTTGTCGGGGGGTATATCTACCGTGGCAGCTCGATGCCTGAATTGTATGGACGCTATATATTCGCCGAATGGAACAGGGTCGATGCCAGTGGAGACGGAATCCTTTTTGTCGCAACACCCCCTCAAGACGGTCACGCCACTGGGATGTGGGAGTTCTCAGAGCTGGAGATTGTTCCTGATGGGACAGTCGGGGCCTATATACTGGCACTTGGGCAGGATGCGAACCACGAGCTCTACGTCCTGACCTCTGAGAATCGAGGACCTGAAGGGGAGACCGGTCGAGTCTATCGGATAACCCCGCCGCTGGCAGTGCCTGAACCTACCCCGGCCACCCCCGGACCGGTGGAGATTCCGGGATTTGGCGCATTTCTGGCAGTTGCAGGCCTCTGTGCGGCTGCATCCCTTGCCCTCCGCAGAAGATAA
- a CDS encoding winged helix-turn-helix domain-containing protein — translation MSGRRTAYEIYWEILVFCRKPQSFTGIINRCDLNSKTGQEYLGFLMEKEYLMETVEGDKKRYSSTEKAGEYITLFNSLYQKLFDTAPTFKL, via the coding sequence ATGAGCGGACGGAGAACCGCGTATGAGATCTACTGGGAGATCCTTGTCTTCTGCAGAAAGCCGCAGTCATTTACCGGGATCATCAACAGGTGTGATCTGAACTCAAAGACCGGCCAGGAGTACCTCGGGTTTCTGATGGAGAAGGAGTACCTCATGGAGACGGTTGAGGGGGATAAGAAGCGGTACTCCTCCACCGAGAAGGCCGGGGAGTATATTACCCTCTTCAACTCGCTCTACCAGAAGCTCTTCGATACCGCCCCGACGTTTAAGTTATAA
- a CDS encoding pyridoxamine 5'-phosphate oxidase family protein: MEKLGEYFNRQPRIGTLSTANREGRVDSAVFGSPMMTDEKTVVMALGKGRTLDYLNENPHAVYLIMEPGKSFEDWKGLRVYLKMTESATSGEALETFRNRIAEMAGSEAAAMVHAAVTFTITEVRPLIDMGQGWEASI, translated from the coding sequence ATGGAAAAACTAGGTGAATACTTCAACAGGCAACCGAGGATCGGCACCCTGAGCACGGCGAACCGGGAGGGGCGGGTCGATTCGGCTGTCTTCGGCTCCCCGATGATGACTGATGAGAAGACGGTTGTGATGGCTCTTGGCAAGGGACGGACCCTTGACTATCTCAATGAGAATCCTCATGCGGTCTATCTGATCATGGAGCCGGGAAAGTCGTTTGAGGATTGGAAAGGTCTTCGGGTCTATCTGAAGATGACGGAATCCGCAACCTCCGGGGAAGCACTTGAAACATTCAGGAACAGGATCGCAGAGATGGCCGGCAGTGAGGCGGCAGCCATGGTCCATGCGGCGGTTACCTTCACAATCACCGAAGTCCGCCCTCTCATCGACATGGGACAGGGATGGGAAGCGTCCATCTGA